The Lycium ferocissimum isolate CSIRO_LF1 chromosome 10, AGI_CSIRO_Lferr_CH_V1, whole genome shotgun sequence genome window below encodes:
- the LOC132033503 gene encoding transcription factor bHLH74-like has product MGTKENGDTSFNSLSTGMINRADSMTNVDPFSGSGWDPLLSLNHKGNFKGSSVVSHNEFTNLPYQSSHFVNYPSDSNLAEMVPKIPSFGNESYSELVNTFPLQEQLRGANCYANYVKNRGIATEGECQISGEGAVEVSPNGKRKISNANKTVEGELQKAPSRDSSDCSKEQDGKRLKTDRNNSSNLRSKQAGKQVIKDDSDGGENPKDNYVHVRAKRGQATNSHSLAERVRRERISERMRLLQELVPGCNKITGKAVMLDEIINYVQSLQQQVEFLSMKLATVNPELNFDIDRILSKEMLHQQTSNAALLGLGPGLSSSLPFPGISHGSFPGIPGTTQPFHPLPQNLWDNELQSLLQMGFDSTSSMNNMGPNGRSKLDL; this is encoded by the exons atgggTACTAAGGAAAATGGTGATACTTCCTTCAATTCCCTTTCTACAGGGATGATTAATAGAGCAGATTCAATGACCAATGTTGACCCTTTTAGTGGTTCTGGTTGGGATCCACTTCTTTCATTGAATCACAAGGGTAATTTTAAAGGATCTTCAGTTGTTAGTCACAATGAGTTTACCAATTTGCCTTATCAATCATCTCACTTTGTTAACTATCCATCTGATTCAAATCTGGCTGAAATGGTCCCAAAGATTCCATcttttggaaatgaaagttaCTCAGAGTTGGTCAATACTTTTCCTTTACAAGAACAGCTTAGAGGGGCAAATTGTTATGCTAACTATGTCAAGAATAGAGGAATTGCCACTGAAGGAGAATGCCAAATTTCTGGTGAAGGTGCTGTGGAGGTTTCACCTAATGGGAAGAGAAAAATATCCAATGCCAACAAG ACTGTTGAAGGGGAGCTGCAGAAGGCTCCATCAAGGGATAGTTCAGACTGTTCAAAAGAACAAGATGGAAAAAGACTCAAAACAGACCGAAATAATAGCTCTAATTTAAGAAGCAAGCAAGCAGGGAAACAAGTTATTAAGGATGACTCTGATGGTGGGGAAAATCCAAAGGATAATTATGTTCATGTTAGGGCTAAAAGAGGGCAAGCCACAAACAGCCACAGCCTTGCAGAAAGG GTGAGGAGAGAAAGGATCAGTGAGAGGATGAGATTGCTTCAAGAACTAGTCCCAGGCTGCAATAAG ATAACTGGGAAAGCTGTGATGCTTGATGAGATTATCAACTACGTGCAATCGCTGCAACAGCAAGTTGAG TTCCTGTCAATGAAACTTGCTACTGTAAATCCAGAGCTGAACTTCGATATTGATCGTATTTTATCAAAAGAG ATGCTCCATCAGCAAACTAGCAATGCAGCTCTTCTTGGTCTTGGTCCAGGGCTGAGTTCCTCTCTTCCTTTTCCTGGAATTTCACATGGAAGTTTTCCTGGTATCCCAGGAACAACGCAACCCTTCCACCCCTTGCCCCAG AATTTATGGGACAATGAGCTCCAAAGCCTTCTTCAAATGGGATTTGATTCTACTTCATCTATGAACAATATGGGACCAAATG GGCGGTCAAAGTTGGATCTGTAG